A genomic stretch from Candidatus Methanomethylicota archaeon includes:
- a CDS encoding PaREP1 family protein, translating into MISLELMLILPKKIEKKLKEERERSGASIEELALEALCRGMDERIDPLDRAELYARLSEKYLREADDLLAKKDHIQASEKLWGAAALMVKAVAASKGISISSHGELFSFVRRLGEEEKNPELRRLFSVASTLHQNFYENWLSEDVVKEYSEDVKQLVAELKKLIR; encoded by the coding sequence GTGATCTCCTTGGAGCTAATGCTAATACTGCCTAAGAAAATCGAGAAAAAGCTGAAGGAAGAGCGCGAAAGGAGCGGGGCAAGCATTGAGGAGCTGGCTCTAGAGGCGTTGTGCAGGGGGATGGACGAGAGGATCGATCCATTGGATAGAGCAGAGCTATATGCAAGGCTCTCGGAAAAGTACCTTAGGGAGGCCGACGACCTCCTAGCTAAGAAGGATCACATTCAGGCATCTGAGAAGCTGTGGGGAGCTGCGGCGTTAATGGTTAAGGCTGTGGCGGCCAGTAAGGGGATCTCGATCTCATCGCATGGTGAGCTCTTCAGCTTTGTCAGGAGGTTGGGCGAGGAGGAGAAGAACCCGGAGCTAAGGAGGCTCTTCTCCGTTGCCAGCACATTACACCAGAACTTCTACGAGAACTGGTTGAGCGAAGATGTGGTCAAGGAGTACTCAGAGGACGTGAAGCAGCTGGTGGCTGAGCTTAAGAAGCTGATAAGATGA